A genome region from Desulfatiglans sp. includes the following:
- the nadA gene encoding quinolinate synthase NadA → MIVNNNILQEIEALKKEKNAIILAHYYQTSDIQDIADFIGDSLALSQEAAKTKADMIVFAGVKFMAETAKILSPEKKVIIPDLLAGCSLADSCKKEDFEKFISDNPGRTVVTYVNTTADIKALSDIACTSSNARQIIESLPEDEKIIFGPDRNLGNYIKSLTGRDILVWDGACHVHEQFSLEAILKIREENPEAKIIAHPECEKTVRLVADYIGSTSGLLAFVKKDPGKVFIVATEPGIIYQMKKAEPEKKFIPAPPKDSTCGCSECNFMKLITLEKIYKSLKFEEPEVTVDPSIIERAAVPIRRMIEISAKLGL, encoded by the coding sequence ATGATTGTTAATAACAATATATTACAGGAGATCGAAGCTCTGAAAAAAGAGAAGAATGCAATCATACTTGCTCACTATTATCAGACATCCGACATACAGGACATAGCAGATTTCATAGGCGACAGCCTGGCTCTCTCGCAGGAGGCTGCAAAGACAAAAGCTGATATGATAGTGTTTGCAGGCGTCAAATTTATGGCAGAAACAGCAAAGATACTTTCCCCTGAAAAAAAGGTAATAATACCTGATCTTCTTGCCGGATGTTCTTTGGCAGATTCATGCAAGAAGGAAGATTTTGAAAAATTCATTTCAGATAATCCGGGAAGAACGGTGGTGACATATGTGAATACAACTGCAGATATTAAGGCGCTGAGCGATATAGCATGTACTTCATCAAACGCCAGACAGATAATAGAATCATTGCCTGAAGATGAAAAGATAATCTTTGGACCGGACAGAAACCTGGGTAATTATATTAAGAGTCTTACAGGAAGGGATATACTTGTTTGGGACGGGGCCTGCCATGTGCATGAACAGTTCTCCCTGGAAGCAATACTGAAGATCAGGGAAGAAAATCCGGAAGCAAAAATAATTGCGCACCCTGAATGCGAAAAAACTGTCAGGCTTGTGGCAGACTATATAGGCTCAACCTCGGGTCTGCTTGCATTCGTTAAAAAGGATCCGGGTAAGGTATTCATTGTGGCAACCGAACCGGGCATTATTTACCAGATGAAAAAAGCAGAGCCGGAAAAAAAATTCATACCGGCACCTCCAAAAGATTCAACATGCGGTTGCAGCGAATGCAACTTCATGAAGCTTATCACACTTGAAAAGATATATAAATCACTTAAATTTGAAGAGCCGGAAGTAACTGTTGATCCGTCAATCATTGAACGTGCGGCAGTGCCTATCAGAAGAATGATTGAAATATCAGCTAAACTGGGCTTGTAA